The Tigriopus californicus strain San Diego chromosome 10, Tcal_SD_v2.1, whole genome shotgun sequence region cctcccccctccccccctcaaATTCCCAAGTACAAATAGAGAACTTTCAACCAAGGAAAGGTTTATTCACGTTTCAAATGCAACCACCATGGAGGACTTGAAACCCAAGCATGGCTTGTTAATCAACCAGACTGGGTAGTCCTGGGATTGCTCGCTCTTCCCTCCTCGAAGTGTCTTGTTAGTGTTTGTTGTTTGACTAACTCGTGGAAAGATAACTGAGGCGGCAGATGTACTCACATTGATTTGGCTCAACGAGTTGGAATCTGCGTGGATTTGGGCGTCTTGGAGATGTTGCTGGGTCAGCAACGACTGTTGACGAAGcaaccttttcttcttcttatgcAACGGCCTTGACTCCACGATCATCTCCTCGAGCTCGTAAGTGGGATCGCAGTTCAAACTCTCGCCATCAGGCACAAACGGTGGAGGCATCTTCTTCGAGACCAAAGTGAGGAAGTTGATGTTGGCCATGAGCTTCTGGCACTTCATGTCCTCCACGGACGATGCACGGCTGGCCGGACGGACTTCCAAGAGGCTCTGCAGGAACTTGGAAAACTGGGCGACCACTTGTCCGGATAGTTCACGGGACGGCGGAAGATATTGAGCACGGTCGTGGGACTCGTCTTGGAGTGGATAATCGAACGGCCGACCTCCGGAGATGAGCTCATAGGCGGTCACCCCCAACGACCACCAATCCACCTTGAAGGAATATCCGGCAGGGCTTTGTCCCATCAAGCATTGGAAGATCTCAGGCGCCATGTACGGTTGGTGCCGGCCAAGGTCTGTATTGTCTCTTCTAAGGGAGAAAAACGCGGAGATGGAATGAGACAGAATAAGACGATCTGGGAGACGTAGAGTCGACCGTGCATGAAATAGTACGTAGGTTAACAAAGCTATTGTTCGTTTCAGGAGTCTGTATGGAATACTCGATGGTTAGAGAGGAGCCCGGGAGAGCATCATTCCTAGTTCCTTTTTCCACGTGATCGGTGGACTTTATGCAATGTACATGCCTAATTGCTGTATTGGAAAAGACTTACAGCATAGCCTCAGTTGATGAATGGAATGAGATGGCTCACGCAATCCCTTGATAGGATTTTCATCGCTTTCATGGGGCTGCTAAGAAATGTTCTCTATCAGGTCGGAATACGATGGAAAGACCATGAAGGTCCTAGGGAAATGATTGAGACTCAAGGACAAGGATTGGAAATCACTCGAAAAGGCACGGATTATACAGCTGGGTTTGAAATTGAGTCCTTTCggtctccttttcatttacaGTTAGTAAAAAACTTCGACTCGGTTTTGTTACATGTTTTACAATTGTCCGGCAAAGCTTGAAGCtaaatcttcaaaaaaaaatccagacaTTAAAAAACTCCTATAAATAATGCCCCGACAAAAGCGAAGGTCAAAATTGTCgtaatcaaattcaaaatgtctcTAAAAAGCTCCGGTCTCTCGCAAGTTGAAATGTTTTCCCCGGCACTTCTTCCCATCAGGCTAAAGTACGGTCAATGAGTTATTTGATTATGTCAGAGGCAGAAATCGTGCCAGAAATAAATACGAGGAGCAGCCACTTCCTCGAAAAGTACATATACGAACGGAGCAGGTTATGACGACCCTAAGAAGCTGGTCTGCATTGTATTTTGTAGTCCTTACCTTCAAGAAACGCTACCTGGTCAAGCTTTTTGCCACATTGAAATCCGTCAAGTGAGCGTACACCCAATCATCTAAAAtgtgtttcttatttttacatCTCTATGATCACTTTTTTGTCCGCAAATAGTCGATGCAGCACAACCCACATCCCTCACAACTAATCTACCAACCACCTTCACTCCATCCCCAATCCTCCTGAGCCTCCACCCACATCAACCCGACCTTCCCCCGTCAAACAAGCTACCTTCCGCATCAACCTCTCGCATCCTGGACTCCTATCTTTCCCCACCACTTACAAACCGCCGTCCTCTCGGATCCCCCGGGCGCGGTTACCACCAAGTTCCACCAACCCTCCCTCATCCACCTCAGCACACGACTCCAAAGGCGCTCGCCTACCGCCTATTGATACGGTTATCACGGCCACCTGCCTCCCACGTGTGCCCAGTCCTTCTGGCTGCCCACGGACTGTCACCCCCCATCTTCCGCCGTGCTAGGAATGTACCGTCCCGCCTCCCTCAACGGCCACAAGAACAATCGCGCTACCAGACCTCCCCAATCTCATTCCCCCATCGCATTACCCCCCGACGAACCCCCTCTGCCGACCGCGATCCACCTGCCACCGCCCTGCCAGTTCCCAGATACGATCATCACTCAAACCTGAAAACTCCCCCCGGGCGAACTGTCCCCTACGGCTCACGCGAACGCCCCCTCTCTCTTGGCTGCAACAGTCATGTGGTCCCAAGCCTGGCCACACCCATGCGCGGAGCATTCGCCTTCAGGCCAAAGCCTTCCGCTGGCGGTGCGCTTCTAAACGCCCTCCCGTTGGCAAGCCTTCGTCCTAGCTTCACCTTCTTTAAAATACCGATCCCCGCCGCCACCCACCTGAGCAGTCCCGCCACCTCCTCTATCGCTTCAATCCCGCAACCGTCGGTTCTTGACACTCATCAACCACCGGCGCCCGCGCCACCTACCCTGCAACGTTCCAATGGCAACATCTCTTcgccacccacccacccctcAGAGACCATCAAGAGCAAGCGTCAGCTCAATTCATCCTACTTTCTGAACGCCGCCAAACCGCCCACCCGGTCCAATGCCCATCCAGAAACCCCCCAAAACTCCGCCAACTCGGCCACCGGCGTTCTGCCCCGAAAACATCAGCCCGTTGCCAAAGCCACATCCAATTCATGGGCGGTGACGCTGGCCAACTCCTCCCCTCACCTCGCCTGCAAGTATCGTTTAATAGCCGCGTAAGAAAATGCGCCCGCCAGCAGCAAGCCTTACGGACCGTCACCTCACTAACGTCACCGATCTCTCCACTCCAAGACCTGCGCATACCTCTCGGATCTCTCGCAATCCGCGTCGGACAGTCTGACTCGGCGCCGATCCCTTCGGTGCCCAGGCGGAAAACAAACTCACAAGCCAAGCCCACGCCAGCAAAAGGTCACTTCAACATACTCTGTAGGGCGCGGGCCTGCAAATGGTCAGGCCCCGCATAAAAACCCGCCTGCCAACAGACGCGCTACCCCGTCTTCCACCAAAACACTGTTGGCCCAAACTCTACTATGCCGCTCGCTGCCATCGATCAGTAGAAAACCCTGACTTAGTTTGATGCCCGCGTAGAACATGGATTCCACACATATTGAGGTAGCGATCCAATGCATACCCCACCGCAATCCGAGTTCCCAGCCCGGTTTTCAAACACCCGCGCGGCTCAAACCTCGGACATCGCGGCCGGCAAGCGGCTCGCACCCCTGGCAGCTCTCTCCTGTACGTCGCCCACACAATCGTGCGCATCGCGACCGTGTAGCGCCGCAGCGACCATTCCAGCTCAACTTCCTGCCACCAAGTGCGGCCCCCAGATAGGACCGCACAGCAACCATGGCCCCGACCATGATGTCTCTCCCCGGCTCCCGCCCAGGGCAGATACGCTTTTCGCCGTGATTCGCCCTCAAAGCGCCTAGGGTTGCCAAGACGCCGCGTCCAGTTGCCGTCTCTCATCGTCCCCGATCTGCACCTCACTGATTTCACCGCCCAAACGGTGATGTCAGATGCCTCGGTCAACACGGGCAGCGCGTCCACCACAACCCATTAAATGATGAGATCCCCGTCCGCTCTCACCCCGATGCCCTTTCCCTCCAATCCATCCCCACATGCCCCCAGATCACCGCCAGCCCACCCGCATTCCGTCCAGACATGATGCATCGTGGATGACCATAACTCGCCGCCACTGTCAGCCGTTCAAAAGGCTCGACCCTCCATCATGGCCCACATCGTCAACATGTGCAAGTTCCCAAAGATTCAACATACCAATAGCTACCAACAGCACAATTTCGTTCAAGTTTCACCTTAAGCCCACCGTCCCTCATCTGGAATTCCTCAGAACAAGATTCTTCATTCAGCTCCATCGCAACACCCCCACGATCACCCAGCCACGCCTCACCATCCCAAAACCCAAACCCCCCACTATCATCCCCAGCTCTGCATTCCCCTTTCCACCTTCCAACCATAACCATGCCCCCTCTAAATCTCGTCTATA contains the following coding sequences:
- the LOC131888248 gene encoding serine/threonine-protein kinase 32B-like; the encoded protein is MAPEIFQCLMGQSPAGYSFKVDWWSLGVTAYELISGGRPFDYPLQDESHDRAQYLPPSRELSGQVVAQFSKFLQSLLEVRPASRASSVEDMKCQKLMANINFLTLVSKKMPPPFVPDGESLNCDPTYELEEMIVESRPLHKKKKRLLRQQSLLTQQHLQDAQIHADSNSLSQINETVEAETSEEDPFVGFPNYNREWERYQENLREKERLWEAELKRLMDASTDEQQALELNEQTSSSIQTTQHNKQQQQQQQLPQQQQQQPCVLPTRRLENDCPAVPRKMVKLKP